In Alkalihalobacterium alkalinitrilicum, a genomic segment contains:
- a CDS encoding TRAP transporter substrate-binding protein — MNNNVKTLFYIALFTMIIMLAACGGSSTETVEETNNDSQDQNETATSDETYTIKIPERVIEGHYVADGLQKFKELVEEKSDGRIQVDLYLGGTLSSSNEEDWQLLMDGAVETIIATSLNAAQAIDTFNVFEYPFLFENRDNLYEFIDGPFGDQLSEELEAYIGGKVLGFYDIGANVFMSNKTIEEPNDLSGLRLRTSETRIIMDTVQAMGGNPTPIAFSELYTSLQQGQVDGLATTLPLMYDSQFYEVVKQLTVTEHSYVPVTLIVNNDFFESLPADLQDVIVEAGNELTEFGREYIQEVEVNAVNNLKEAGVEITELSPEQFEKFREAVQPAIEKNIHLIGEETYQQVIEILQ; from the coding sequence ATGAATAATAATGTAAAAACGTTATTTTATATTGCACTTTTTACTATGATCATTATGTTAGCTGCCTGTGGAGGGTCTTCAACCGAAACTGTAGAAGAAACGAATAATGACTCACAAGATCAAAATGAAACGGCCACTTCTGATGAAACATATACGATTAAAATACCTGAACGTGTCATAGAAGGTCACTATGTAGCCGATGGCTTACAAAAGTTTAAAGAATTAGTTGAAGAAAAAAGTGATGGAAGAATTCAAGTCGATTTGTATCTAGGTGGTACGCTTTCTTCGTCAAATGAAGAAGATTGGCAGCTACTAATGGATGGGGCAGTTGAAACTATTATTGCGACATCATTAAATGCCGCACAAGCAATCGACACCTTCAACGTTTTTGAATACCCATTCCTTTTTGAAAATCGAGATAACCTATATGAATTTATTGATGGGCCTTTCGGAGATCAACTTAGTGAAGAGTTAGAGGCATACATTGGAGGAAAAGTTCTAGGTTTTTATGATATTGGAGCGAACGTATTCATGAGTAACAAAACAATTGAAGAGCCAAATGACCTTAGCGGATTAAGACTAAGAACGTCAGAAACAAGAATCATTATGGATACAGTTCAAGCAATGGGTGGTAACCCTACTCCTATTGCATTTTCAGAATTATATACATCATTACAACAAGGTCAAGTTGATGGATTAGCAACAACATTACCACTTATGTACGATTCGCAATTTTACGAAGTAGTCAAACAGTTAACGGTCACTGAACACAGTTACGTTCCTGTCACGCTTATCGTGAACAACGATTTCTTTGAGAGTCTTCCTGCAGATTTACAAGATGTTATTGTGGAAGCAGGAAATGAATTAACGGAATTTGGAAGAGAATATATTCAAGAAGTTGAAGTCAACGCTGTCAACAATCTTAAAGAAGCGGGAGTTGAAATCACTGAACTCTCACCAGAACAATTTGAAAAATTTAGAGAAGCCGTTCAACCAGCTATTGAAAAGAATATCCATTTAATTGGTGAAGAAACTTATCAACAAGTAATAGAAATATTGCAATAA